The Halorubrum salinarum genome segment CTTCGACGACTTCGACGGGATGGACGAGTGGGACGACGAGTTCGATGACGGCGGCGGCGGTGGCGGTGGCGGCGGCGGCGCGGCCACCGACGAGCTGGAGAACCGGCTCGACGAGCTCGAAAACGAGGTCGCGTCGCTCTCCTCGACCGTCTCGACGGTCCGCTCGGAGAACGAGGAGATCTCGAACGCCGTCGACGACATCGAGGAGGACGTCCGCAACCTGCTCGACATCTACGAGATGGTCACCCGCGGCATCAACCCGTTCGTTGACGACTCCGGCGGCTTCGACAGCGTCGCCGGCGGCGGCGAGGGCTCGTTCGGCATCTTCGACGACGAGGACGCCGGCGAGGAGGAGGACCTCGACGAGGACGTCGCGAACGCCGACGCGGACGGGTTCTTCGACGACGACCTCCTCGACGAGGAGGAGGAGGCCGACGGGTTCGACGAGGAGCTCGACGACGACGGCGACGACGAGGAGTTCGACGACCTCGACGGCGACGACGGCTTCGACGACTTCGACGAGGAGTTCGACGAACTGGACGACGACAGCACGGACGACGCCGCGTCCGAGACCGAAACGGCGGACGACGGAGACGACATGAACGAAGACGGAAAGAGTTTCAGCGAACTGAAAGAAGAGTACGACTCCGGGGAGGCCGACTGGGCCGAAGAGGGCGACGACGGCGCGGACGACGACCCGTTCGACGACGGGGACGACTCGTTCGCCGACCCCGGCGACGAAACCGACTCGTTCGACGACGCCGACGACGGGTTCGACGACGACCTCGGCGGCGCCGTCGAGGACGACGGCGTCGACTTCGACGAGCCGGCCGACCCCGACCCCGAACCGGCGGGCGCGGCCGATCCGGAGCCCGCGCCTGACCCGGAGCCCGCGCCCGACCGCCAGCCCGGCGGCGATCCGGCCGAGGCGACCGGCGGCTTCGAGTACGTCGGCGAGGACGACCTCTCGGGGAGCGGCGGCCGCGGCAAGCCGTACCTCACGGAGCTCCCCGGCGACTACGTCGGCGACCTCCTCGTGATGGAGTGGCTGGAGTTCCTCGTCTCCGAGAGCGACGTCACCGACGCGGTGCGCGCCATCAACTACTACGAGCGGATCGAGTGGATCGGCCCGGACGCCGCGGCGCGGCTCCGCGACTTCCTCTCCGGGTTCGGCACCATCGACCGCAACCTCGTCGACCGGCCGGGCACGGACCGGCTCGTCCGCGAGCACCACACCCGCAGCCTCCGGTACGTGACCCAGCTCAACGGCACGAGCAGCCACACGGTCCTCCTGGACCGCTGGGACGACCTCGCCGGCGGCTCGATGGTCGGCGGCGGCCCCGTCAACGCGCCCCGCGGCGGCCGTCGCGGCGGACGGGCGCGTTCGGGTCGCGGCGGACGCGACGGCCGCGACGCGCGAAGCGACCGACCCGCGCCCGAGCGGAACGGCCACGACGGCGGTCGCCGGGACGCGCCCGACGACCGCGAGCGGCGGACGAACGGTGCGGACCGCGACGACGCGGCGCGAGAAGCGGACGCCGACCGGCACGACGGCCACCGCGACGACCGGCACGACGGCCGCCGCGACGACCGGCACGACGGCCGCCGCGACGACCGGCGCGAGCGGAACGGTTCCACCCGCCCGATGAACGATCCGAATCCCCGTTCCGACCGCGCCGATCCGGCCGACGGAGGGTGGGGAGATGGGCGTTAGCGTCTCCGCGTCCACGGCCATCATCGTCGCGGGGCTGTTCTTCGCGTTCACGACGTTCTACCCCGTGGCGGCCAACGGGCTCGACCGCGTCTCCGACGCCCAGCACGGCGTCAACGAGCGCGCGCTCGAACGGCAGAACACCGAGTTCGCGGTGACGAACGCGACGTTCAACACGACGACCGACACCCTCACCGTCAACGCCACCAACGAGGGGGCGGTCGGCCTCGTCGCCGGCGACGCGACGCTCGTGGTCGGCAACGAGTACGTCGACGTGGGCGGGCCGAACGCCACCACGACGGTCGACGGCGACGGCGACACCGCGCTCTGGCTCGGCGACGAGACGCTCACCGTGCGGGTTTCGCAGGGCGACACGACCACGACGATCGGGGAGGGCACGCGCGTCGTCCTCGTCGTCGAGTCCGGCGTCCGCGACGCCGCGACCGTGACGGAGGTGAGCGCGTAGATGGCCAGCGTCCCCGTCTCGCACCTCATCCTGTTCATCGCCAGCCTGGTGATCGCCGCCGGCGTCGTCGGCACGATCACCACCGGCGTCGACCGGGTGAGCGCGGCCGTCGACGACGCCGGCCTCGACGCGACCGAGCAGCTCCGGACCGACGTGACGATCATCTCGGACCCCAGCGCGGGGGTGTACAACGCGAGCGGCGACCAGAACGTCACGCTGTTGATAAAGAACACCGGTACGTATCGGTTGGCGCCCGACGGCTCCGACCTCGACGTCGTCTTCGACGGCGCGTACGTCCGGCCGGATGCCATCTCCGGGGAGCTCGTCTCCGCGGACGGCGCGAACGCGTGGAGCCGTGGCGACGTGCTCCGGCTCACGATCGACACCAACCAGATCGACGGCTCCGACGGGCTCGCCGACGGCGACCACCGGGTGTTCCTCTCGGTGAACGGCGACGAGGAGCTGTTCCAGTTCCGCGTGGAGGGGGGTAACTGATGCCCCACGACAACCTGCTCTCCCT includes the following:
- a CDS encoding FlaD/FlaE family flagellar protein, producing the protein MGLELPVWGAPTAAWAVATLGLVGASVLDRFLDDDGSDDDGSGGMDGDDDPFGGDMGGGMGGGGMGGGMGDGGGGGDGFDDFDGMDEWDDEFDDGGGGGGGGGGAATDELENRLDELENEVASLSSTVSTVRSENEEISNAVDDIEEDVRNLLDIYEMVTRGINPFVDDSGGFDSVAGGGEGSFGIFDDEDAGEEEDLDEDVANADADGFFDDDLLDEEEEADGFDEELDDDGDDEEFDDLDGDDGFDDFDEEFDELDDDSTDDAASETETADDGDDMNEDGKSFSELKEEYDSGEADWAEEGDDGADDDPFDDGDDSFADPGDETDSFDDADDGFDDDLGGAVEDDGVDFDEPADPDPEPAGAADPEPAPDPEPAPDRQPGGDPAEATGGFEYVGEDDLSGSGGRGKPYLTELPGDYVGDLLVMEWLEFLVSESDVTDAVRAINYYERIEWIGPDAAARLRDFLSGFGTIDRNLVDRPGTDRLVREHHTRSLRYVTQLNGTSSHTVLLDRWDDLAGGSMVGGGPVNAPRGGRRGGRARSGRGGRDGRDARSDRPAPERNGHDGGRRDAPDDRERRTNGADRDDAAREADADRHDGHRDDRHDGRRDDRHDGRRDDRRERNGSTRPMNDPNPRSDRADPADGGWGDGR
- a CDS encoding flagellin, with amino-acid sequence MGVSVSASTAIIVAGLFFAFTTFYPVAANGLDRVSDAQHGVNERALERQNTEFAVTNATFNTTTDTLTVNATNEGAVGLVAGDATLVVGNEYVDVGGPNATTTVDGDGDTALWLGDETLTVRVSQGDTTTTIGEGTRVVLVVESGVRDAATVTEVSA
- a CDS encoding flagellar protein G, whose protein sequence is MASVPVSHLILFIASLVIAAGVVGTITTGVDRVSAAVDDAGLDATEQLRTDVTIISDPSAGVYNASGDQNVTLLIKNTGTYRLAPDGSDLDVVFDGAYVRPDAISGELVSADGANAWSRGDVLRLTIDTNQIDGSDGLADGDHRVFLSVNGDEELFQFRVEGGN